The following DNA comes from Cryobacterium psychrophilum.
GCATCGGGCGCTTCCTCGCCCGCCGCGACGATGCCGTCGGCGAGCACGAGGCGACCCTCGGCATCCGTGTTCAACACTTCCACCGTGCGGCCGCCCCGCATGCGCAGTACGTCGTTGGGGCGGATCGCCGATCCCGATGGCATGTTTTCGGCGATGCACATCCAGGCGGTGATACGCACAGGCAGGTTGAGTCGGGCCGCGGTGGCTGCAACAGCGAGAACGGTGGCCGCGCCTGTCATGTCGTATTTCATGCCGACCATGGATGCTGGCGGCTTGAGGGAGAGTCCGCCGGTGTCAAACGTGATTCCCTTACCCACGAGGGCGAGGTGCTTCGTGGCGGACTCCGGCGCGTAGCTGAGCTTGACGAGGCGGGGAGGCCTGGTTGATCCTTGACCGACCCCGGCGATGCCTCCGAAGCCCTCGGCGACGAGCTGCTCTTCGTCCCATACCGTCACGTCGATGGGCAGTCCAGCCACGGCGTCAACGGCCTGTGCGGCGAGCGAGGCCGGATAGAGGTCAAGCGGGGGCATATTGACGAGATCCTTGACCAGGCTGATCGCTTCGCCGATCGCCTCCGCACGGCTGACCGCGCTCGGCGCCTCAACCTCGGTGTGCACCGTCAGTCGAAGCGCCGGCAACTTCGTGGCGGCGAGCGAGCTGTGTCGATAATCCGTGTACGAATAGCCGCCGAGAGCAGCTCCCTCGAGGACAGCTTCAACTTCAAGGGCGGTCTGCACGGGGATCGCGAAGGCGAGCGTGTTCACGCCAGTGAGCTGTCGCACGGCTGACCCGGCCGCATGGCGCAGCGAATCCGCCGTGACCTTCCGCCCGAGTCCCACGATCGCGATGCTGCGCATCGTTCCGACGAGGGCCGCTACGCGCACGACCTCGTCGGGGGCGCCTGTCACGGCCAGTGCCGCCAGCTGCTCGGAAATGAACTCGAGGGAGGGATCAGCGAGCAAGGTGGGAGTGCCATCGGTCTGCACGGCGGCTACGACGACTATGTCGGAATCTGAGTCAAGAGCGGGCTGGCTGGACACGAAAAGGCGGGGAACTGTCATGAACCGATCGTACGTCCCGTTGAACTGTTCGCTCTAGGCACCACATATCCGAACCGGAATCGAGTCGTTGCGGCAAGGGGCGGAATAGAGTTAACACATGCGGGATCCTTCTGAACTGTACAAGCTGACCGCCGACGCCGAGGGCGTACCCGATGGTTTGAACCTCGTGGCGGGGCTGACCGGCTTCGCCGACGCTGGTGGAGCCGTGTCGCAATTCAACGAGTATCTCTTGGGCACGCTCGAACACACCGTGATTGCGGAATTCGATCCCGACGAGCTGCTCGACTACCGCGCTCGTCGGCCAATCATCTACTTCGACAAAGATCACCTCACCGACTACCAGCCGCCGGCGCTGCGGTTGTATCTCTCCCACGACGAAATCGGCCAGCCCTTCCTGCTGCTGGCCGGATTTGAGCCGGACTTCCGATGGGAACAATTCACCGCGGCAGTCCTGCAACTCGCTCAGCGTTTCTCGGTGACGTCTACGACCTGGGTCCATGCGATTCCCATGCCGGTCCCGCACACACGTCGAATCGGGGTGACCGTCAGCGGCAATCGCTCTGATCTCATTGGCAGCATGTCCGTGTGGCGTCCGCACACCCAGGTTGCGGCCAACGTTTTGCACCTGGTGGAATTCCGCCTGCAAGAAATAGGAGCCTCAACCGTGGGGTACGTGCTGCTCATTCCGCATTACCTCTCGGACACGGAATTCCCGTCGGCGGCCCTCGCCGCTCTGGAGAGCACGAGCGCCGCGACGGGACTGATTTTTCCGACCGATCGGCTGCGGGAGACCGATCGTGAATTCGTGGCGCGCATCGACGACCAGGTGCGCGATAACCCGGAACTCGGTAAGCTGGTTGGCACCCTTGAAGAGCGTTACGACGCGTACATGGAGGGGAACCCCCTACGTTCCCCCCTGACGGACGAGGAGGGCGAACTGCCGACGGCCGACGAAATTGCCGCCGAGCTGGAAAATTTCCTGGCGATCCGGCGCAGCAAGGACGACGGTCCGCTGAACTGATCGCCGGGGAGCCCGGTTCGTCCCGGGCAACGAGCCGCAGGTAGATTGGGCAAGTGAACTCCCGTCGATCCTGGTTAGTCTTTTACATCGGCTCGTTCGCGTACCTTTCCGCGGTCCTGCAACGCACGTCACTCGGTATTGCGGGGGTGTCAGCGGCGGAACGATTCGGCGGTTCGGCCGCCGTGCTCTCGAGTCTCGCGGTCGTTCAGCTGATCGTCTACGCCTCGGCCCAGATCCCCGTCGGTGTCATGGTCGACCGCTTTGGTCCCCGTGTGCTCATGGTGGGCGGAACCGCGCTCATGGCTGCCGGCCAGCTCACGCTCGCCTTTGCCCCCAACATCACGATCGCCGTCATCGGGCGAATTCTTGTCGGTGCGGGCGACGCGACGATCTTCATCTCGATGATTCGTTTGATCAGTTTGTGGTTCTCCGGCCGCAGAGTTCCGCTCCTGTCCCAATGGATGGGAAACATCGGGCAATTGGGCCAGGTGCTCTCAGCGGTTCCGCTCGCCTGGCTGCTGCACATTTGGGGCTGGACACCCGCCTTCGTGTCCGCAGCTTCCGTAGCCGTTCTTGCGCTGATCGTGCTGCTCGTGTTCGTGCGGGATCGACCGGTCGGCGCCCAGGAACACCCCCGGGCAAACGGCTGGAGGGAAGCGCTCGTGCAACTGCGGCACAGCTTCAGGCGACCAGGGACCCAACTGGGGTTCTGGTCCCACTACGTGACCCAGTCGTCCGGGAATATTTTCACCCTGCTGTGGGGTTTTCCCTTCATGGTCTACGGGCTCGGCTACGACCCAGCACGAGCGGCGGCGATGCTCACGATCCTGGTCGGTGCCGGATTGGTATTCGGGCCGGTGCTGGGCGTCCTGACCGCGCGGCATCCCTTGCGTCGCAGCAACATCGTGCTCGGAATCGTGACGGCGATCGGCATTGCCTGGGCCGTCGTGATCCTGTGGCCCGGCACGCCGCCCGTCGCGGTCGTTGTCGGACTCCTGATTGTGCTCGGAGTCGGTGGCCCCGGGTCGCTCATCGGATTTGACTTCGCCCGCACATTCAACCCGCAGCGAAACCTGGGTTCGGCCAACGGCGTCGTCAATGTCGGCGGCTTCACGGCAAGCTTCACGACCATGTTTCTGATCGGTGTGCTGCTCGACCTGCAGGACAGGTGGCGCGTGGCCGGGGGAGCCCCGAGCGATCTGTACTCGCTCGACTCCTTCAAGGTGGCGTTTGCGGTGCAGTACCTGGTCGTCGGTATCGGAGTCGTCTTCCTTCTTCGAGCGCGGTCGCGCACGAGAAGCCAGCTGTCGCGCGATGAAGGAATAGAAGTGGCCCCGGTGTGGGTTGCACTATCCAGAGCATGGAAGCGGCGTAAAGGGAGAGAGTAGTCGACACCTTGGCTTGCCGTCCAGACAAACCGTGCAATAATTAATAACAGGACCCGTTCTGGTCTTGGGAGTTCCGGCGAAATGCCGGCACGGTTGTCCCGGGACTTGACATGGGTCCTAGTACTGCCCGAAATCCCCGGAACTGTGGGGATGTTGGCACGTGCGCATAACTCGGCATGAGAGGTGTTCGAATGGCAACCCCCGTAAAGACTGAGGCGACCGAAGCGGTCCCAGCGGCGGACACTGCGGCTGCGGTTCCTGCGGCTGCGGACAGTGCGCCAGCGAAGGTCGTCAAGCCAAAGACGGCGACGGCTAAGACTGCTGCGGCCAAAACCGCTGCGGCCAAGACTGCTGCGGCCAAGACCGCCGCCGCGAAGCTCTCTGCAGCGGCTGGCCCCGCTGCCGAAAAGGCCCCACCACGCAAGCGTGCCGCCGCAAAGAAGGTTGGGGTCAAAGAAGAAGACGTGCCCGACCAGGTGCCTGTCGAAGACGACGACGAAGACTCGAAGCGCGCCGCACCGACCGAGCCGCTGCCCAAGGGTGCCCTCGTGCTGTCCCTCGTCGACGACGAAGATGAAGTACCGGTCTACTCAAGCGCCATCACCGGTGCCACCGCAGACCCGGTCAAGGATTACCTGAAGCAGATCGGTAAGGTCGCCCTGCTCAACGCGGCCGAAGAAGTCGAGCTGGCGATGCGAATCGAAGCTGGCCTCTTCGCCGAAGACAAGCTCGCGGAGATGACCGACGCCGAGCGGAGGGCGGCCTTGGGCCGCGAACTCCAGTGGGTGGCCAAAGACGGCGCCCGCGCGAAGAGCCACCTTCTTGGTGCGAACCTTCGACTGGTCGTCTCCCTCGCCAAGCGCTACACGGGTCGTGGAATGCAGTTCCTCGACCTCATCCAGGAGGGCAACCTGGGTCTGATTCGTGCCGTCGAAAAGTTCGACTACACGAAGGGCTTTAAGTTCTCCACCTACGCAACCTGGTGGATTCGCCAGGCGATCACCCGCGCCATGGCCGATCAGGCTCGCACGATTCGTATCCCCGTCCACATGGTCGAGGTCATCAACAAGCTCGCGCGTGTTCAGCGTCAGATGCTTCAGGATCTGGGTCGCGAACCGACACCGGAAGAGTTGAGTCGCGAACTTGACATGACGCCGGAAAAGGTCGTCGAGGTACAGAAGTACGGTCGCGAACCCATCTCCCTTCACACTCCGCTGGGTGAAGACGGTGACAGCGAATTCGGTGACCTCATCGAGGACACGGAGGCCGTTGTTCCGGCCGATGCCGTGGGCTTCACGATGTTGCAGAAGCAGCTGGAGAGCCTGCTCGATTCCCTGTCCGAGCGTGAGGCTGGAGTCATCCGCATGCGTTTCGGGCTGGGCGACGGCATGCCCAAGACCCTCGACCAGATCGGTGACACCTTCGACGTCACGCGTGAGCGGATCCGGCAGATTGAGTCGAAAACAATGGCCAAGCTCCGTCACCCGTCCCGGTCGCAGTCACTACGCGACTACCTCGAGTAGACGTGCCGGTGCGTTATGTCCCGGCGATCCTCGTTGGCAGGATCGTCCGGACGCTCGCGCGTTGGCGCAAGCCGGGCGGAGGCTCGGCAATCCCCGGGCTGGTTGTCAACCGGGTGGCCCCAGCCTTCCTGACGACGACCCTCAACGGATTTCCCCAGGGGCTCGTCGTCGTGACGGGTTCGAGCGGTAAATCGACCACCACGAAAATGCTCGTGGCGATCTTGCGCGCGCACGGAACGAGCGTGTTCACCAACTCGTCCACAGCCAACATCAGTCAGGGCCTGACGTCTGCGCTGCTCGAACAGGTCAGTCTGACCGGACGCATGAGCGACGACATCGGCGTACTCGAAATGGACGAGGGCCACGGAGCGCTCATCGCCGGAGGACTGACACCACGTGTTGTGGCGCTGACCAACGTGATGGTCGATCAAATCGACCGTTTCCACGACTCCGAAATGGTTGCGGCGCTTCTCGCCAAGATCGCGGCCCGTGCCACCCAAAGCGTTGTGCTCAACGCCGACGACCAATTCCTCGTCGAGGTGGGTGCCGGGCTCGGGGCGACGGTGTCCGTCGCGACCTATGGCGTCAGCACCGATGTGCTGGCAGCCAACCCGCGCGGTCTGGGTTACGCCCGAACGGCCGGGGAACGGTTGAAAGCCGGTACGGGCACACTAGTGACTCGGGTGGCCGGTCGTGTCGCGGACCTTTCGCTGCCTGTTGCGCCGTCTCAATCGCAGGAGCCGGCCACGACGGTGACGATAGATCTTCCGGCGCGCGGAACGCACTATGCCGTTGACGCGGCCACCGCGTTGGCCACGGCTCAGGCAGCCCTCGGTGACCAATTTGACTCCGCGACGGCGGCCGCAGCACTGTCCACGATTCCGGCAGTGTTTGGTCGCGGCGAGATTGTGACCGTACGCGGGCAGCAGGTCGAATTCGTGCTCGTGCAGAATCCGGCGAGTTTTCAACTCAACGTCGATGCCCTCGAACCGCACACGGAGCAGATCCTCATTGCCATCGGTTCGGATGTTCGGGATCCCTCGTACTTCTGGCCGGTGGATACGTCCGGCCTGGAACACGTGCTCTTCGCGTCCGGGTCAAAGGCTCACGAGATTGCACTGCAACTGGCCTACGACGATGTGCGGGTCGACCGGATCGAACCGGATGTCCCCACGGCGCTTGACGCCTTCCTCGCGTTACCCGCTCCCGAACATGGACTCAAGACGATCATCTTCTCGGCCGACGGCATGCGCCGCACTCGCGTCCACCTCGGCCTGGAAACGAACGACGAGGAGCAGTCATGACGCGTCAGCTCACTATCATCTCCGTGCTTCCCGATCTGCTGAACACCAATGGGGACGCCGCGAATGCCCGGGTCCTGGCGCAGCGGGCCCGGTGGAGCGGCCATGAGGCATCCGTTGTTGAGGTGCGGTCCAGGGCCGATCTTCCTGAATCTGTTGACGCCATCGTGATCGGCTCCGGGGCGGACGCCGAGCTTGTCGGTGCCCGTGACATCTTGCTCACCATGGTCGACGAGCTTCGAGCGTGGACGACGGCAGGTGTTCCCCTTCTCGCGGTCGGAACGGGTTGGGAGCTGTTGAGCTGGGGGATTGAGCTGCACAGCGGCACCGTGGTTGAGGGGCTCGGTCTCGTCGCGGGCAGGGCCGTTCCCCGCGTTGTTCGGGCCACGGACGATATCGTCGTCACGAGTAAGCACGGTCGTCTCGTCGGATTTGAAAACCATGCGCGTGACTACGTCGGCGCAGAGGCGTCGCCCCTCGGACGAGTTCTTTCCGGCACCGGCAACGGAAACGGCGGTGAGGGACTGGTTATGGGCGATCTCATCGGGACGCATCTCCATGGCCCCGTGCTTGCCCGAAACCCTGGCCTGGCCGACCATATGCTCCGAGCTGCGTTCGGCCGGGTGGGTGAGGTCTACGAATCAGGGGAGCGCACCGCACCTGTCGACGCCATGGCGCACGCCGTTCGCGATCAGATTGCGACCCGCCTGTCGCTCTCTGGCGAGTAGCTGCCACAAACGTCGCTCTGAAACGAGAAACGGCCCGGGAATCGTCTCAGACGAATTCCCGGGCCGTTGTGCGACGCGCGTCGGTTTGCTATGAGCGCTGATCTTCGAGCAGTCGGCTCGATTCGTCGTGCCAGCTCTCGGCAATCGCCGACAACTTCTCCTGATGCTTACGACCGTGGTGAGCGCAGAACAGCAATTCGCTGTTGTTCACGACGACTCGAATGTACGCCTGGGCGCCACAAGCGTCGCAGCGGTCTGCCGCGGTCAGCTGGTGGGGGGTGCCCTGCTGCTCTGCTGCACCATGTTCGGTGGCGATCTTAGACATGTGTTCCTCCTCCAGACAAAAAACCTTATTGCCTCTTGATCAATGTTTACACGCCGAGGCTTCGTTATCGAGCACAATACGGGCTATTTCGCTGGGGGCGTACCGCGCGGCGGGGGGTGTCGATTCCCGGGGGCACCGCTCGGGCCGGTAATCTGGGTTAGTGAGTTCTGATTATTCTGCGCGCCATCTGTCCGTCCTCGAGGGGCTCGAAGCGGTGCGCAAGCGGCCGGGAATGTACATCGGGTCAACGGACTCACGAGGCCTTATGCACTGCCTCTGGGAAATCATCGACAATTCCGTCGACGAGGCCCTGGGCGGGCACGGCAGCAGCATCAAGATTGAACTTCATCCCGATGAGAGCGTCGAGGTGCGCGACACGGCTCGTGGCATCCCCGTCGACATCGAGCCCAAGACCGGCCTGACCGGTGTCGAAGTGGTCTTCACGAAACTCCACGCCGGTGGAAAATTCGGCAGCGGGTCGTACGCCGCGTCGGGCGGACTCCACGGTGTTGGGGCATCCGTCGTCAACGCCCTGTCCGAACGGCTCGACGTCGAAGTCGACCGGGACGGCAAGACCTGGGCGATGTCCTTCCACCGGGGTGAACCAGGCGTGTTCGCCGATACCGGCGCCAAGAGCCCGGACGCGCCCTTCACCCCGTTCGAAGAGCAGAGTGTGCTGCGCGTGGTCGGCAAGGTCGCCAAGGGGGTCACCGGCACACGGGTGCGTTATTGGGCAGACCGCCAGATCTTCACGAAGGGCGCGGCCTTCCAGGCGGAAGAGGTTCTCAACCGAGCCCGCCAGACAGCGTTCCTCGTGCCGGGCCTGGCCATCGAGGTCGCCGATCGGCGCACCACCGAGGAGGTCGTCAACGCTTTCCAGTTCGACGGCGGCATCTCGGAGTTCGTCGACCATCTCGCCACAGACACACCGATCACGGACACCTGGCGCCTGACCGGCAACGGAACCTTCAAAGAGACGGTTCCCGTTCTCACCGAGAAGGGCGCCATGGTGCCCACGGAACTCGAACGCAACTGCCAAGTGGACATCGCGCTGCGCTGGGGAACCGGCTACGACACGACCGTGCAAAGCTTCGTGAACATCATCGCCACCCCGAAGGGGGGAACGCACCAGGCCGGATTCGACGCCGGGCTCTTGAAATTCCTCCGTGCCCAGGTGGAGCAGAACGCTCGCCGCCTGAAGGCAGGTTCTGACAAGCTTGAAAAGGACGATGTGATGGCCGGCCTGACCGCCGTGCTCACCGTTCGTCTCCCGGAGCCACAGTTCGAGGGCCAGACGAAGGAAGTACTCGGCACACCCGCCGTGCGTGCGATCGTGGCCGCAGTCGTCGCGAAGGCCATGAGCGAACGTTTCGTGTCACCCAAGCGTGACGACAAGGCACAGGCCGCCGTCGTGCTCGACAAGATTGTCGCCGAGATGAAGTCGCGCATCTCAGCGCGTGCGCATAAGGAGACCCAGCGGCGCAAGAATGCTCTCGAGAGTTCATCGCTTCCGGCGAAACTCGTGGACTGCCGCAGCAATGACGTGTCCACGAGTGAACTGTTCATCGTGGAGGGCGATTCGGCACTCGGCACGGCGAAACTTGCGCGCGACAGCGAGCACCAGGCGCTCCTTCCGATCCGAGGAAAAATTCTCAACGTGCAGAAGGCATCCGTCTCGGACATGCTGTCGAACACCGAGTGCGCCTCGATCATTCAGGTGATCGGAGCGGGTTCCGGCCGGAGCTTTGACCTCTCCGCGGCCCGGTACGGCAAGGTCATCATCATGAGTGATGCCGACGTGGATGGCGCACACATTCGTACGCTCCTGCTGACACTCTTCTTCCGCTACATGCGCCCGATGATTGCCGAGGGGCGCGTGTTCGCCGCTGTGCCGCCGCTGCACCGCGTCGTGGTGATGAACCCGGGAAGCAAGCCCAACGAAACGATCTACACCTACTCCGAGGTTGAGCTCTACGGCGTACTGAGCGCGCTCGAGAAGAAGGGCAAGCGCTATCAGGACCCCATCCAGCGCTACAAGGGGCTGGGTGAAATGGATGCCGATCAGCTCGCGACCACCACCATGGAACGCGCCCACCGAACGCTTCGCCGAGTACGCGTCAACGACGCGGATGCCGCGGCGAAGGTTTTCGAATTGCTGATGGGCAACGAAGTGGCACCGCGCAAGGAGTTCATCGTCGACAGCTCGGACAAGCTCAGTCGGGATCGGATCGACGTGTAACGTCTCCGGGTGGCCGGAGCCACCGGCCACCCGGACGGTTGCCTAGATTTCGCTGCCGATGGCTCCGATGATCGCGTCGAGCATCACACCGGCCGCGTCGCGGCGAGAGCCCGTCTCCGGAAGCGGGCGGGGTGTTCCCTCCGGAGAGGTGGCGCGGGCCGGTGCTGGGCCCACCCAGGCGACGGCGATGGCGTCTTCGCCCTTGAGGAAACGCTGGGAGCGCACCCCACCCGTCGCGCGTCCCTTCGCTGGATACTCGGTGAACTCAGAGACCTTGGCGCTGCCGGGGTCGGTGCCGGGAAGGGTCCGGCTTCCGGTGGCGACGGTTGCCACCACGGCGTTCGCAGCGTCCGTCGCAGCCAGGCTCGTGAAGAACACCACGGCGGCGCCGGGGGAGAGCTTAATACCGGCCATTCCGCCGGCTGCGCGGCCCTGTTGTCGAACGCCGGCGGCCGGGAAACGCAGCAGCTGCGCATCCGACGCAATAAAGACGAGTTCGTCGTCTTCAGTGCCCTGCGCCACACCGACGACCTCGTCCTTCGGCTTGAGGGTGATGATCTCAAAGTCTGGTTTGCTGGCCCAGTCGCCCGGAGTGAGCCGCTTCACGACACCCTGCCGCGTGCCGAGCGCGATGGCTCGATCGGAGTCGAGGGAGACCAGGGCGAGCACCCGCTCTCCTCGGCTGGAGAGCACAAGGTAGTCGTTGATACGAACGCCTGCGGCGAGCTGAATCGACGTCGGTGGCATGACGGGCAGGTCGACGGGGGAGAAGCGGATGAGTCGACCATGGTTGGTGACCGCCCCGATCTCCGTGCGACTCGTCGTTTCGAGCGACGACAGGATGGCATCGTGCTTGCTGCGGCGTGGCGGGGGTGTGATGCGCTGGGGAGCGGAGTCGTCCACCGCCACAAGGTCGACGCGTGCAATGCGGCCGGTGGCGCTGAGGAAGATGCGCGTCGGGATGTCCTGTACCTCAAGGACAGCCGCCTGACGTTTCGCTGCGGCCGCAGACATGCCCGCGATGCTGGGTTTGGCCTCGGTGAGTACTGTGCGGCGCGGGGTGCCGAACTTCTCGGCGACGGCGGCGAGCTCCGTGGACACGAGCGTGCGGATGGCGGCCTTGCTGGAGAGCAGTGCCTCAAGTTGGGCAATCTCGGCCAGGAGCTGGTCGCGCTCAGCCTCAAGCTCGATTTTCGAGAAGCGCGTGAGGCGACGCAGTCGCAGCTCGAGAATGTACTCGGCCTGCACCTGGCTGAGGTCGAAAACGTCGATGAGACGAGTCCTGGCCATGTCGGTGTCGTCACTGGCACGGATGACCTGAATGACCTCGTCGATATCGACAATGGCCACGAGGAGGCCTTCCACGAGGTGTAGGCGTTCCTTGCGTCGGGCGAGCCGGTAGGAGGAACGACGGGTCACCACTTCGATGCGGTGGTTCACGTAGACGAGTAGGAGTTCGCGCAGCCCCAGGGTCTGCGGCGTTCCCTCCACAAGGGCGACCGCGTTGATGTTGAACGAATCTTCGAGGGGCGTGTAGCGGTACAGCTGCTCGAGTACGGCATCCGGACTGAAACCGGTCTTGATCCCGATGACGAGGCGCAGCCCCTTGGTGCGGTCCGTGAGGTCGGTGACGTCAGAGATTCCGCTCAGCTTTTTGGAGTTGACCCCGTCCTTGATCTTCTCGATCACCTTTTCCGGTCCCACGAGATAGGGCAATTCCGTGACCACCAGACCGGTTTTTCGCGCGCTGATTGACTCCACGGCGACGCGGGCCCTGGTCTTGAAGCTGCCACGCCCGGTGAGGTACGCGTCCTTGATGCCGGCGAGCCCCACGATGGTGCCGCCGGTGGGTAGGTCTGGCCCCGGAATGAACTCCATCAGGTGCTCGAGTGAGGCCTCCGGGTAGGAGAGGAGGTGGCGCGCGGCACCGACGACCTCGATGAGGTTGTGCGGTGCCATGTTTGTGGCCATACCCACAGCGATACCGCTTGCGCCGTTGACCAGCAGATTGGGATACGCGGCCGGGAGCACATCGGGCTGGGTGAGCTGATTGTCATAGTTGGGCACAAAATTGACGACGTCTTCGTCGAGGTGCTCGGTCATCGCGAGGGCGGGGGCCGCAAGCCGGGCCTCTGTGTATCGGGGAGCCGCCGGCCCATCATCAAGAGAGCCAAAGTTTCCGTGGCCGTCGATGAGGGGAACGCGCAGGGAGAATGACTGCGCCATGCGCACGAGCGCGTCATAAATCGCCGTGTCACCATGCGGGTGCAGCTTGCCCATGACTTCGCCGACGACGCGGGCGGACTTGACATGGCCGCGGTCGGGGCGCAATCCCATCTCACTCATCTGGTACAGGATGCGACGCTGGACAGGCTTGAGCCCATCGCGCGCATCGGGGAGTGCCCGTGAGTAGATGACCGAGTAGGCGTACTCGAGGAAGGACCCCTGCATCTCGATCGATACGTCGACGTCTTCGATTCTCTCGGTGTCGATCGCGGTGCGGGCGGCGGGTGGGGTGCTGTCTGCGCGGCTCATTCGTGAATTCTGATTCAGTCGTGTCCGCCCCGAACGTAAATCCCGCCGGGGAGGCACTGGTTTCACGCACTATCGGGAGTGCGCTGGAAAGTTCGGGCGCGGCCTATGTCAGACTTAGCCCGATGTCAACCATGTTACCGGCCCGTCAATTCAGCTCTCTGCGCCTTGCCGATGTTCTGACAAGTTCGCTCCTTGCCGTGCGGAGCGAGCCGAACCGG
Coding sequences within:
- a CDS encoding DNA gyrase/topoisomerase IV subunit A, with the protein product MSRADSTPPAARTAIDTERIEDVDVSIEMQGSFLEYAYSVIYSRALPDARDGLKPVQRRILYQMSEMGLRPDRGHVKSARVVGEVMGKLHPHGDTAIYDALVRMAQSFSLRVPLIDGHGNFGSLDDGPAAPRYTEARLAAPALAMTEHLDEDVVNFVPNYDNQLTQPDVLPAAYPNLLVNGASGIAVGMATNMAPHNLIEVVGAARHLLSYPEASLEHLMEFIPGPDLPTGGTIVGLAGIKDAYLTGRGSFKTRARVAVESISARKTGLVVTELPYLVGPEKVIEKIKDGVNSKKLSGISDVTDLTDRTKGLRLVIGIKTGFSPDAVLEQLYRYTPLEDSFNINAVALVEGTPQTLGLRELLLVYVNHRIEVVTRRSSYRLARRKERLHLVEGLLVAIVDIDEVIQVIRASDDTDMARTRLIDVFDLSQVQAEYILELRLRRLTRFSKIELEAERDQLLAEIAQLEALLSSKAAIRTLVSTELAAVAEKFGTPRRTVLTEAKPSIAGMSAAAAKRQAAVLEVQDIPTRIFLSATGRIARVDLVAVDDSAPQRITPPPRRSKHDAILSSLETTSRTEIGAVTNHGRLIRFSPVDLPVMPPTSIQLAAGVRINDYLVLSSRGERVLALVSLDSDRAIALGTRQGVVKRLTPGDWASKPDFEIITLKPKDEVVGVAQGTEDDELVFIASDAQLLRFPAAGVRQQGRAAGGMAGIKLSPGAAVVFFTSLAATDAANAVVATVATGSRTLPGTDPGSAKVSEFTEYPAKGRATGGVRSQRFLKGEDAIAVAWVGPAPARATSPEGTPRPLPETGSRRDAAGVMLDAIIGAIGSEI